A stretch of the Bombyx mori chromosome 12, ASM3026992v2 genome encodes the following:
- the LOC101738174 gene encoding TLC domain-containing protein 5 isoform X1 — MELGPELSTASLLKLISFVTWSWLYLWFARDGNKSPEWCSRAVTLLHGSVATVVGLYQCGAEAITPCRLTMKTTPWHYALMLWSWGYFAFDLLWCFVYWGDHYLMLVHHTSALVAVTVYTQKDYTGCTFACTLAFLEVTNPLLQLRWFLKSNGYAKTVLYTMVEVTYLVTFLFVRGILGTYIMMRILKSDIFDVDEKLISLVFYIVSVAFIYDIVGYVLYRYKPKIEGFKHFLEHAELILNEHL; from the exons ATGGAGTTAGGTCCCGAACTTTCTACTGCGTCTTTATTAAAGTTGATCTCATTCGTAACTTGGAGTTGGCTTTATCTGTGGTTCGCGCGTGATGGTAACAAAAGCCCAGAGTGGTGCTCAAGGGCAGTGACCCTCCTGCACGGAAGCGTTGCTACAGTCGTCGGTTTATATCAATGCGGAGCAGAAGCTATAACGCCATGCCGACTTACCA TGAAGACAACGCCGTGGCATTACGCTCTAATGCTATGGTCCTGGGGTTACTTCGCATTCGACCTTCTGTGGTGCTTCGTGTACTGGGGCGATCACTATCTGATGCTCGTTCATCACACTAGCGCTCTGGTTGCTGTTACTGTATACACACAAAAAGACTATACAGGTTGCACGTTTGCTTGCACGCTGGCGTTTTTAGAAGTCACCAATCCCCTACTGCAACTACGATG GTTTTTAAAAAGCAATGGTTATGCCAAAACCGTTCTTTACACTATGGTGGAGGTGACATATCTTGTGACGTTCCTGTTTGTGAGAGGTATTCTTGGAACGTACATAATGATGAGAATCCTAAAATCGGATATATTCGACGTTGACGAGAAACTGATATCTCTAGTTTTCTACATTGTTTCGGTGGCTTTTATTTATGACATTGTCGGCTACGTTTTATACAGATACAAACCAAAAATC GAAGGTTTCAAACATTTCTTAGAACATGCAGAGTTAATTTTGAATGAACATCTATGA
- the LOC101738174 gene encoding TLC domain-containing protein 5 isoform X2: MELGPELSTASLLKLISFVTWSWLYLWFARDGNKSPEWCSRAVTLLHGSVATVVGLYQCGAEAITPCRLTMKTTPWHYALMLWSWGYFAFDLLWCFVYWGDHYLMLVHHTSALVAVTVYTQKDYTGCTFACTLAFLEVTNPLLQLRWFLKSNGYAKTVLYTMVEVTYLVTFLFVRGILGTYIMMRILKSDIFDVDEKLISLVFYIVSVAFIYDIVGYVLYRYKPKIVRRFQTFLRTCRVNFE, encoded by the exons ATGGAGTTAGGTCCCGAACTTTCTACTGCGTCTTTATTAAAGTTGATCTCATTCGTAACTTGGAGTTGGCTTTATCTGTGGTTCGCGCGTGATGGTAACAAAAGCCCAGAGTGGTGCTCAAGGGCAGTGACCCTCCTGCACGGAAGCGTTGCTACAGTCGTCGGTTTATATCAATGCGGAGCAGAAGCTATAACGCCATGCCGACTTACCA TGAAGACAACGCCGTGGCATTACGCTCTAATGCTATGGTCCTGGGGTTACTTCGCATTCGACCTTCTGTGGTGCTTCGTGTACTGGGGCGATCACTATCTGATGCTCGTTCATCACACTAGCGCTCTGGTTGCTGTTACTGTATACACACAAAAAGACTATACAGGTTGCACGTTTGCTTGCACGCTGGCGTTTTTAGAAGTCACCAATCCCCTACTGCAACTACGATG GTTTTTAAAAAGCAATGGTTATGCCAAAACCGTTCTTTACACTATGGTGGAGGTGACATATCTTGTGACGTTCCTGTTTGTGAGAGGTATTCTTGGAACGTACATAATGATGAGAATCCTAAAATCGGATATATTCGACGTTGACGAGAAACTGATATCTCTAGTTTTCTACATTGTTTCGGTGGCTTTTATTTATGACATTGTCGGCTACGTTTTATACAGATACAAACCAAAAATCGTAA GAAGGTTTCAAACATTTCTTAGAACATGCAGAGTTAATTTTGAATGA